A single genomic interval of Danio aesculapii chromosome 5, fDanAes4.1, whole genome shotgun sequence harbors:
- the rorb gene encoding nuclear receptor ROR-beta, translating to MRAQIEVIPCKICGDKSSGIHYGVITCEGCKGFFRRSQQNNASYSCPRQRNCLIDRTNRNRCQHCRLQKCLALGMSRDAVKFGRMSKKQRDSLYAEVQKHQQRLQEQRQQQTGEAEALARVYSSSLTNGLSTLNHEIGGTYANGHVIDMPKGQANGVPGGYYGMDSTQASPDQSGLDITGMKQIKQEPIYDLTPVPNLFTYGSYQDSQLAPGVSMGELDRIAQNIIKSHLETCQYTAEELQQLAWQTHSYEEVKMYQSKTRDVLWQQCAIQITHAIQYVVEFAKRITGFMELCQNDQILLLKSGCLEVVLVRMCRAFNPLNNTVLFEGKYGGMQIFKTLGCDDLVSAVFDFAKSLCSLQLTEEEIALFSAAVLISTDRPWLMEPRKVQKLQEKIYFALQHIMQKNHLDEDALAKLISRIPTLSALCTLHTEELQAFQQLHPETVNMLFPPLYKELFNPDAAAVMPK from the exons CCCAAATTGAAGTCATACCATGCAAAATCTGTGGAGATAAGTCATCAGGCATCCACTATGGAGTCATCACATGTGAAGGCTGTAAG GGTTTCTTTCGGCGGAGTCAACAAAACAACGCCTCCTACTCCTGTCCCCGCCAGCGCAACTGCCTGATCGACCGAACAAACCGCAACCGCTGCCAGCACTGCCGCCTACAAAAGTGCCTGGCCTTGGGCATGTCCCGGGATG CTGTGAAGTTTGGCCGCATGTCAAAGAAGCAGAGGGACTCTCTGTACGCAGAGGTCCAGAAGCACCAGCAGAGGCTGCAGGAGCAGCGGCAGCAGCAGACGGGTGAAGCAGAAGCCCTCGCTCGCGTTTACTCCTCCAGCCTCACCAACGGCCTCAGCACCCTCAACCACGAGATTGGAGGAACGTACGCCAACGGTCACGTCATAGACATGCCCAAGGGCCAGGCAAACGGCGTTCCCGGTGGATACTACGGCATGGACTCCACACAGGCCAGCCCGGATCAGTCTGGACTCGACATAACTGGCATGAAACAGATCAAACAGGAACCCATATATGATCTCACTCCCGTTCCCAACCTTTTCACCTACGGCTCCTATCAAGACAGCCAGCTCGCACCTGGAGTGTCTATGGGGGAATTAG ACCGAATTGCACAGAACATCATAAAGTCCCACCTGGAGACGTGTCAGTACACAGCGGAGGAGCTTCAGCAGCTCGCCTGGCAGACGCACTCTTACGAGGAGGTCAAGATGTACCAAAGCAAG acacGGGATGTCCTGTGGCAGCAGTGTGCTATACAGATCACTCATGCCATTCAGTATGTGGTAGAGTTTGCCAAGCGCATCACTGGCTTCATGGAGCTTTGTCAGAATGACCAGATATTGCTACTGAAATCAG GTTGTCTGGAGGTTGTGCTGGTCCGAATGTGTCGTGCATTCAATCCACTCAACAACACGGTTCTGTTCGAGGGGAAATACGGAGGCATGCAGATATTCAAAACTTTAG GCTGCGATGACCTGGTCAGTGCGGTGTTTGACTTTGCCAAGAGTCTGTGTTCACTGCAGTTAACAGAAGAGGAGATCGCCTTGTTTTCTGCTGCAGTGCTCATTTCTACAG ACCGGCCGTGGTTAATGGAGCCCAGAAAAGTGCAGAAGCTACAAGAAAAAATCTACTTTGCCCTGCAGCACATCATGCAAAAGAACCATCTGGACGAGGATGCGCTGGCCAAG CTGATCAGCCGGATCCCGACCCTGTCTGCTCTCTGCACTCTGCACACGGAGGAGCTTCAGGCGTTCCAGCAGCTTCACCCAGAGACTGTCAACATGCTGTTTCCCCCGCTGTACAAAGAGCTCTTCAACCCAGACGCTGCCGCCGTCATGCCCAAATGA